In a genomic window of Sardina pilchardus chromosome 20, fSarPil1.1, whole genome shotgun sequence:
- the utp25 gene encoding U3 small nucleolar RNA-associated protein 25 homolog, which translates to MGKRQNRQNDTISKLSKKQKKHLKEFGEEHPFHDNVSDKTERTQVVHLRDSPPRKNVHESDDDDLEPDEQPSAYQKLLGTLMQPETDSEEDESDEEEEEIIEEEGSELESEEDGVEEEEEVDQEEKDTGPVHKEDEVAVKAGGALDEDDDTEVGQPGDEFTDKKHETQFCLESNIPAEGDPDEADDSTTQGEEDPFLKHVDTELSEEEVKLIADGRRTKTQVKWPRLGNLLSTSCLERFPAPGQASSVGMPPLHKALQANWASLNQALQPQGAPQQELSDLQRELLGLMGTYRDVYVPECSPLTDAKEVRSAYCLHVLNHVLKANSNVLTHNAQLKDGKIVEDDARDQGLTRPKVLIVAPFRDGALQVIQTFIHLLEPKEKKMDVSNKKRFKDEFSEDPEDRPSNLIRPDDYHAIFSGNVDDHFRIGVSILKRSIRLFSPFYSSDIIVASPLGLRTLLGVEGEKKRDFDFLSSIEVLVLDQADVLLMQNWEHVLHVMKHLNLQPLDAHGVDFSRVRMWNLNSWAKHYRQTLVFSSIQEPQINNILTKHCFNYRGQVATKNLPKTGSICQVLVQLPHVFQLFSADSFMDQDARFQFFVDKVLPQYRDSVMSHTFIYVPSYFDFVRLRNYLKKEETNFTSISEYSQRSEVSRARHYFQRGNIQFLLFSERFHFYKRYTIKGIRHLIFYGLPTYPHFYSEVCNMLQAGADGVDAASWTCTALYSRYDAHKLAAIAGAERAAQMLQSKKPVHLFITGEDKAS; encoded by the exons ATGGGGAAGAGACAGAATAGACAAAACGACACTATTAGCAAATTATCGAAGAAGCAGAAAAAACACTTGAAGGAGTTTGGCGAAGAACATCCCTTCCACGACAA TGTTAGTGACAAGACCGAGAGGACACAGGTTGTACATCTG CGTGACAGTCCACCGCGAAAGAATGTCCATGAAAGCGATGATGATGATCTCGAGCCGGATGAGCAGCCTTCAGCCTATCAGAAACTACTGGGCACGTTGATGCAGCCGGAGACTGACAGCGAGGAGGACGAGagcgatgaagaggaggaagaaataaTTGAAGAAG AGGGAAGTGAACTTGAATCTGAGGAAGATGGtgtggaagaagaagaagaagtagatcAGGAGGAGAAGGATACTGGTCCGGTTCATAAGGAGGATGAAGTAGCAGTCAAAGCTGGTGGAGCATTGGATGAGGACGATGACACTGAGGTAGGCCAGCCAGGAGATGAATTCACAGACAAGAAGCACGAGACTCAGTTCTGTCTGGAGAGCAACATCCCAGCCGAGGGAGATCCAGATGAAGCAGACGACAGTACCACTCAAGGGGAGGAAG ACCCTTTCTTGAAACACGTGGATACAGAACTTAGTGAAGAGGAGGTGAAGTTGATTGCAGATGGTAGAAGAACTAAGACCCAGGTCAAG TGGCCCAGACTGGGCAACCTACTCAGCACCTCTTGCCTGGAGAGGTTTCCAGCCCCAGGGCAAGCATCCAGCGTGGGCATGCCCCCTCTCCACAAGGCCCTTCAGGCCAACTGGGCCTCCCTGAACCAAGCCCTTCAGCCGCAGGGTGCCCCGCAGCAGGAGCTGAGTGACCTGCAGAGGGAGCTGCTGGGTCTCATGGGGACCTACAGGGATGTGTACGTCCCTGAGTGCTCGCCTCTGACTGATGCCAAGGAGGTGAGGAGCGCCTACTGCCTGCATGTCCTCAACCACGTGCTGAAGGCCAACTCCAACGTGCTGACACACAACGCCCAGCTCAAAGACGGCAAGATTGTGGAGGACGATGCCAGAGACCAAGGCCTCACCAGACCAAAG GTGCTGATTGTGGCGCCCTTCCGAGACGGCGCCCTGCAGGTGATCCAGACCTTCATCCACCTCCTGGAGCCCAAAGAGAAGAAGATGGACGTGAGCAACAAGAAGAGGTTCAAGGACGAGTTCAGCGAGGATCCCGAGGACCGGCCGTCCAACCTCATCCGACCTGACGACTACCACGCCATCTTCTCTGGCAACGTGGATGACCATTTCAGGATAG gtgtgtCGATATTGAAGCGCAGCATCCGTCTCTTCTCCCCCTTCTACTCGTCCGACATCATCGTCGCCTCGCCGCTGGGCCTGCGCACGCTGCTGGGCGTGGAGGGCGAGAAGAAGCGCGACTTTGACTTCCTGTCCTCCATCGAGGTGCTGGTGCTGGACCAGGCCGACGTCCTGCTCATGCAGAACTGGGAGCACGTGCTG CATGTCATGAAGCACCTGAACCTGCAGCCGCTGGATGCCCATGGAGTGGACTTCTCTCGAGTGCGCATGTGGAACCTGAACAGCTGGGCCAAGCACTATCGGCAGACCCTGGTCTTCAGCTCCATCCAGGAGCCTCAGATAAACAACATTCTGACCAAGCACTGCTTCAACTACCGAGGCCAG GTTGCCACCAAAAACCTGCCCAAAACAGGCTCAATCTGCCAGGTGCTTGTCCAGTTGCCGCACGTCTTCCAGTTATTCAGTGCAGACAGCTTCATGGACCAGGATGCGAG GTTTCAGTTTTTCGTGGACAAAGTGTTGCCCCAGTACAGAGACTCGGTCATGTCCCACACCTTCATCTACGTGCCCTCATACTTTGACTTTGTGCGCTTACGCAACTACCTGAAGAAGGAGGAGACCAACTTCACCAGCATCTCCGAGTACTCGCAGCGCTCCGAAGTGTCCCGGGCACGCCACTACTTCCAGAGGGGCAACATCCAGTTCCTCCTCTTCAGCGAGCGCTTCCACTTCTACAAGAG ATACACCATCAAAGGGATCCGACACCTCATCTTCTACGGGCTGCCCACGTACCCCCACTTCTACAGCGAGGTGTGCAACATGTTACAGGCCGGCGCCGACGGAGTGGACGCAGCCAGCTGGACCTGCACGGCCCTCTATTCGCGCTACGACGCCCACAAGCTGGCGGCCATCGCCGGAGCTGAGCGGGCGGCCCAGATGCTGCAGTCCAAGAAGCCCGTACACCTCTTCATCACCGGGGAGGACAAGGcctcgtga